Proteins encoded within one genomic window of Diorhabda sublineata isolate icDioSubl1.1 chromosome 1, icDioSubl1.1, whole genome shotgun sequence:
- the LOC130443700 gene encoding zinc carboxypeptidase-like, which produces MVSLTLSKHYRFDKHKLFRMLPKTLDQLQLLKKMYTDIKYDFWSHPSQVDVNVVVLVAPEYQEDFMKLLNEHSIDFEIVVNNIQELIEEERESSLRNIELEFNWDNYQPLEKIYNWLENLPLQYPTVTLIEGGRSYEDRSILGVKVSFKKENEKRAVWIDSLIHAREWITGATSTFILNEILTSTNPAVRKTVENFDWYILPVLNPDGYVFTQKTHRLWRKNRRPHSEYTDERCIGVDLNRNWGYMWNNQTKEACRSEFPGKEEFSEIETSSLAQYLRGLEDNIKIAISLHSFSQFILFPYAYTTEHIDNYEETREIAEAAAKTIYEQPDHSVYIAGAVSESDIGLIRGTSSDWFKAVLGVPIVFAFELRPSENSKTGFLLPAEEIKPTAKEFMASLITILEKYNNITTNY; this is translated from the exons ATGGTATCTCTCACTCTATCAAAACACTATAGATTCGACAAACACAAATTATTTAGAATGCTCCCCAAGACTTTGGATCAGTTACAATTgctgaaaaaaatgtatacagaTATAAAATACGATTTTTGGAGTCATCCGAGCCAAGTTGATGTAAATGTCGTAGTTTTAGTGGCGCCAGAATATCAAGAAGATTTTATGAAGCTTTTAAATGAACACAGCATAGACTTCGAAATTGTTGTCAATAACATACAAGAATTAATAGAAGAGGAACGAGAATCCTCATTGCGAAACATTGAATTAGAATTCAATTGGGATAACTACCAGCCACTTGAAAAA atttacAATTGGCTTGAGAACCTACCTCTACAATATCCAACAGTTACTCTGATCGAGGGAGGTAGAAGTTATGAGGATAGGAGTATACTTGGGGTCAAGGTGTCATTTaagaaagaaaacgaaaaaagaGCCGTTTGGATTGACTCCTTAATTCATGCTAGAGAATG GATTACCGGGGCCACAAGTActttcattttaaatgaaatattgactAGCACAAATCCAGCTGTTAGGAAGActgtagaaaattttgattgGTATATATTGCCTGTTCTTAATCCTGATGGATACGTATTCACTCAGA AAACG CATCGACTGTGGCGTAAGAATAGAAGACCTCATAGCGAATACACAGACGAACGCTGTATTGGAGTGGACCTAAATCGCAACTGGGGTTACATGTGGAATAATCAAACAAAAGAAGCATGTAGATCTGAATTTCCAGGAAAGGAGGAGTTTTCCGAAATCGAAACAAGCTCATTGGCGCAATATTTAAGAGGACTAGAGGACAATATAAAAATCGCCATTAGCTTACACTCATTCAGTCAGTTCATTTTGTTCCCTTATGCATATACCACTGAGCACATAGATAACTATGAAGAAACG aGAGAAATTGCTGAGGCTGCTGCAAAAACTATCTACGAGCAGCCAGATCATTCTGTATATATAGCTGGAGCTGTGTCTGAATCAGACATTG gTTTAATAAGAGGCACTAGCAGTGACTGGTTCAAAGCTGTTCTTGGTGTTCCTATAGTATTTGCATTCGAATTACGTCCATCAGAAAATAGTAAAACGGGGTTTTTATTGCCAGCAGAAGAGATTAAACCGACTGCGAAAGAATTCATGGCATCTCTAATTACTATTTTAGAGAAATATAATAACATTACTACTAACTATTAA